The bacterium DNA segment AGTTGATTTGCGGTGCAATAAACTGACTGCGTGGCTTAAAAAGCTGGAAGAGCTTGATCCTAAACCGTATTAAACTATGCTTTGTGTTTTATTCGACCGTTTGATTGAAAGTTTGCGTAAAAAGATCCACGTCAAGTTCGATTTTTGCTTGATGTTTTTCTTTCCAAAGATTCAGGCAAACGGGAAAATGGGGCAGTGCAAGTTGTAACATTGCGTTCGCATACATGCGGATCTCTTTCTGCGCTCCCGCATGCAGACGAAGTCTCAAAAAATGCATTAATGAATGTAAATTACAGGTAAAAATAAACTGTGTGTACGTGCACAGCGGCAGTACCCCGCGGGCAAGTTCTCTGCATACCCCTTGTTGCAAAAGCTGTTCGTAAGCCTGTACTGCTGTCTGAATGGTATTTTGATAGATCAGTTCAAGCGAGCTGTCTTTGAATGCGCCGACCGATGCCTGTCTGTTTTTGACGTCCTGATGTCTGAAATAGGGTGGAGTATAAAATTCGAGTGGTGCTTTTACATAACGATAACTGATTTCGTTGTATGAGTTCATGCGATGGCGCATCCACTGCCTGACGACAAAAATGGGCGCTTTGACGCGAAATGAAAGCTGATTGTGCTCAAAAGGGCTGGTGTGCTCATGTTCAAGCAGAAATCTGATCAGCCCAGTGTCTTTTTCGCTGATCTGCGTGACTGTCTTTCCGTAAGAAACCCGTGCCGCGTTGACCACATCAATATCGCTTCCTGAAACTCGCACGAGTGAAATGGAGCTGATCCGGTCACCTAGCGGGTCCAAGCTGTGTAGTTCCTGTTCTTGGCAATACTGCTGATTATTATCAAAGTTATTTTTCTGTTCCATCGTTTTTTACTTTTGTGATTGTTTTGCAATGTAAAAAGTGTACCCGATAATAGATTTTAGGCAACTGTGAGAAGATGAGAAAGGGAGGAGGTTTTTGAAGACAGCTTTTTGTAGGATTTTGTTGGCGGGGAGTGTGAAAACTGCAATGGGTTTATAGTTTGATAGGAAGCTGCTGGATGTGCAACTTCCCATCAAACTTTTTTAAGTTTTTTATTATTTTATATTGTTTAAAACATATTTTAAGAGGTAGCCGTGTCGGGGGTCCGCCAAGAAGAAATGTATAGTTTTCTGTCTTTTTTCTTCTGGGTCTTGCATTGCTGCAATTTCTTCTATCTTTTTACGTGACTCTTGTGTTAACAGTATTTTTGTCTGATTTTTTGGTGTATAATCAAAAATTCGCTGTATATCATCAAATACTTGATCAAATGCTTCTACTTGTTTTTTTGTCAGTGTTTTTTTCCATTCAGTACACTCTGAACCTTGCTTGTTTAGTTGAGCAAAAAGTACTTGATTTAAAACACGTTCTTCCGCAGATAGTCTTTCATTGTCGTATGCTTCTATAATACCGAAACATCCACAATTGGGATCATCTACATAAAAAATTTCAAATTTTTTATTTTGGTCTTCTGGTTTATATTCTTTAAAACCTGTTTGATACTTTTTTGCAGGAGTTTTTTTCGCTGCTTCTTTGCATATTGTACCGATCCCTATGGCAACGTCACCTGCAATATCTAACTCGTTGAATATTTCTGGAGGCATTTCTTGCATGAGTTTACTCCATGGAAATTCATCTTTTTGCTTTTTATCTTTTTGATTTTCAGGTTTACTTGCCTGCATCATACTTATTGTAAGCGCTACTGCTAAAAATAGCAAACTGTACTTTTTAATCATAGATTCTCCTAACTGTTTGGTCCCTGAGAATTATGGTGTATACTACGAAGATAATGATTTATGGAGAAAAAACTTATGGGACAAGTATTGCATCCAAAGGCCAGAACGACAGAGGCTGTGCGTAGAGAGATCCGTAATAGTAAAGAAAGTATAGTAAAAGCAGCAAAAAGATTTAATGTCAACCCAAAAACAATAATGAAATGGAGAAAGCGAAACGATACAAAAGATCTGCCAATGGGCCCCAAAAAGGTAAAATCCACGGTTCTTTCAGAAGTTGAAGAGGAAACAATAGTAGCATTCAGGAAAACGACGGGGCTGCCTTTGGATGATGTTTTATATAGCTTACAAGAAACTATTCCTCATTTGAGCAGATCGAGTCTTCATCGTTGTTTGAAGCGTCATGGCTGTTCTGTTTTACCTAAACAATCGACATCAGCTTCTGCGACAAAAAGAAATTTAAGCAGTATCTCATCGGTTATTTTCATATAGATATTGCAGAAGTAAGAACAGCTGAAGGTAAGTTGTATCTGTATGTCGCAGTCGATAGAACATCAAAATTTGCGTATGCAGAGCTTCATGAAAGTCCTACCAAATTGATTGCGGCAGGGTTCCTACGCAATCTTATTAAAGCCGTCCCATACAAAATACATAAAATACTTACAGATAACGGTATTCAATTTACTAATCATGCTCATCATACAAAGGCATTGCCTCACATCTTTGAGCGTGTTTGCAATGAACATCAGATAGTACACAGAAAAACCAAAGTGAAACATCCTTGGACCAATGGGCAGGTTGAGCGAATGAATAGAACTCTCAAAGATGCTACTGTAAAGACTTTTCATTACGCTTCAAATTGCGAGCTAAAGCAGCATTTGCATTCCTTTTTAATGGCCTTTAACTTTGCTAAACGCCTCAAGGCTCTCAAAGGCAAAACCCCTTGGCAGTTTATTTTAAATGAGTGGACAAATCATCCAGAATATTTTACACTCGATCCAACCCATTACTTATTGGGATCAAACAGTCTGAAAGTGTTGGTTGCATAGTGGTGTGGGTTGCAAGCTGTAGCACAAGAAATAGTGTTAGTTTGTGTGCCAGAAAAGGTTGCTTTTTCATGATGATCACTTTCGTAAAGTTATGGTTGTGCGATAGTTTTGTTATTTGAAATAAAATTATTCATGAGTCCCAGGATGGTACATAAGACGACCAGTCCGCTGTTTCCATAAGAAATAAACGGCAGGCCGATTCCTTTTGTTGGAACCACGCCAACGGTGACTGCAATGTTAATGCAGGCCTGCAGACTTATCAAAAGGGTGAATCCAAACAGGGAAAGTGCGCTGAATCTGCTTTTCATCTGCAAGCTTGCTTTTATGCCGTAGTATAAAAATAGGATGAATAAACAGATAATAAACAGTGCACCCATAAATCCTATCTCTTCTGCAATGATTGAGAAGATAAAATCAGTGTGTTGCATGGGAAGATAGAACAGTTTCTGTTTTGACTGGGTCAGGCCAACGCCCCACAATCCGCCAGATCCGATGGCAATAAATGATTGAATGATCTGAAAACCTTTACCTTGCGGATCCTGCCACGGATTTAAAAAGGTGATGATTCTTTGCATGCGATATTCTTTTAAACTGATCAGTTTTAGTGCAATTGCTGCCATAATAACGAGCAGGCCCGCTGTGTACTCTATTGATGGATAGATAATGAAAAAGTAGACAGATGCGATGGTGATTAAGGTCATTGCCAGGCCAAAGTCCGGCTGTTTTAAAAGAATGAATGCTGTGATTG contains these protein-coding regions:
- the thyX gene encoding FAD-dependent thymidylate synthase, with the protein product MEQKNNFDNNQQYCQEQELHSLDPLGDRISSISLVRVSGSDIDVVNAARVSYGKTVTQISEKDTGLIRFLLEHEHTSPFEHNQLSFRVKAPIFVVRQWMRHRMNSYNEISYRYVKAPLEFYTPPYFRHQDVKNRQASVGAFKDSSLELIYQNTIQTAVQAYEQLLQQGVCRELARGVLPLCTYTQFIFTCNLHSLMHFLRLRLHAGAQKEIRMYANAMLQLALPHFPVCLNLWKEKHQAKIELDVDLFTQTFNQTVE
- a CDS encoding cell division protein FtsW, which produces MLSPNQGEIHFLKKYLLIIPLILICFGAIFIYSASAALAINMHHKSSFFIKKYLFGLMIGCCSFLVARAIPLELLKKYSFLCWLGSIGLTGLTLWQPTSVLINGSRRWAKIGKLIFQPSELLKISFILLLAHYFSHSKREYTFRTLFPFVAYCAITAFILLKQPDFGLAMTLITIASVYFFIIYPSIEYTAGLLVIMAAIALKLISLKEYRMQRIITFLNPWQDPQGKGFQIIQSFIAIGSGGLWGVGLTQSKQKLFYLPMQHTDFIFSIIAEEIGFMGALFIICLFILFLYYGIKASLQMKSRFSALSLFGFTLLISLQACINIAVTVGVVPTKGIGLPFISYGNSGLVVLCTILGLMNNFISNNKTIAQP